A region of Candidatus Roizmanbacteria bacterium DNA encodes the following proteins:
- a CDS encoding transposase, with the protein MSKWGGDQLRVIRSYDWQYNRDLMKKIRSLSDYNQSDVAQIRNDVLTFAEKYGIQAAVDAYGISRRTLFRWRKRRRDSEGQLDSLIPETTKPKTPRRMETHPKVISFIKEIREQYFCLGKEKIKPLLDEYCLQEGISTISESTIGKVIKRHNLQRKTYRIYHNPASGFAKRKVKYRQKVKRSPKVEDTGYIEIDTITKFVHGIKLYVFNAVDIKLKFQFSYGYSKLNSRNGADFMRRLELVYPIQDGIKTIQTDNGLEYLGNFHDYLEENNIPHLFIYPRCPKINAFIERANRTLQEEFMNPYIYTKWTGIGSFNRHLIEYLVWYNTKRVHKSLNNISPMDYLLSILPKECHMYGTHTMC; encoded by the coding sequence ATGAGTAAATGGGGAGGAGATCAGCTTCGAGTAATTAGGAGTTATGACTGGCAGTACAATAGAGATCTTATGAAAAAGATACGATCTCTATCAGACTACAATCAGTCAGATGTAGCACAAATCAGAAACGATGTTCTGACATTTGCAGAGAAGTACGGGATACAAGCTGCAGTTGATGCATATGGGATATCACGAAGGACATTGTTTCGATGGAGGAAGAGACGGCGAGATTCAGAAGGGCAGTTGGATAGCCTGATACCAGAGACAACCAAGCCAAAGACACCCCGACGTATGGAGACTCACCCGAAGGTCATATCCTTTATCAAAGAGATTCGAGAACAATACTTTTGTTTGGGAAAGGAGAAGATCAAGCCCTTACTTGATGAGTATTGCCTACAGGAAGGAATTTCAACTATATCTGAGTCAACCATTGGAAAAGTGATCAAAAGACACAACCTGCAGCGCAAGACCTACCGGATCTATCACAATCCAGCAAGTGGCTTTGCAAAACGGAAAGTAAAGTACCGACAGAAGGTCAAGCGGTCTCCCAAGGTGGAAGATACCGGATACATTGAGATTGATACCATCACGAAGTTTGTACACGGAATCAAGCTGTATGTCTTCAATGCAGTGGACATCAAACTCAAATTCCAGTTCTCCTACGGATACTCAAAACTCAACAGCCGAAACGGTGCTGATTTTATGAGAAGACTGGAACTAGTATACCCAATACAAGATGGTATAAAAACCATACAAACAGATAACGGCCTCGAGTATCTGGGAAACTTCCATGACTATCTGGAAGAAAACAATATCCCACACCTCTTTATCTACCCCAGATGTCCCAAGATCAATGCCTTTATTGAGCGAGCAAACAGAACACTCCAGGAAGAATTTATGAACCCCTACATCTATACCAAGTGGACCGGTATCGGATCATTCAATCGTCACCTTATTGAATACCTCGTCTGGTACAATACAAAGCGAGTTCACAAAAGCCTGAACAATATTTCACCTATGGATTACCTATTATCTATTTTACCTAAAGAGTGCCATATGTATGGAACTCATACAATGTGTTGA
- a CDS encoding DNA-directed RNA polymerase subunit beta → MATKSNPQNASSHILLGTEENFMKDFDLIAVQKDSWRRFLDIELKEIIQEFFPIDDYTGKKLTLHFEDLLFGEPRYDLETCIKKKLTYDQPIYLRLSIENKKTGQTKSQDVYFFNLPIMTEKGTFIINGIERAIISQITRSPGMYFTAEIDKTSGLTLYNAEVRPYIGSWIDVSINKYGIIEIKINKRRKMIASVFLKLFDGESNNELMNHFRDLDPDLVEKYITPTLKKDKTSNKDEAVLEFYRKVKPGEPLILENAYKTLNTLFFDPKRYSMGRVGRYKMNKKLNLDIENVPDNYLLQKEDMIEGLKYLVQLTKNQGEFDDIDHLGNRRLRTVGELIGMYGIRAGMIRVEKEVKERMSLITSDVNPTPSQVLNNKPLIATINIFYKTNQLSTIVDQTNPLSELDNLRRVTVGGPGGIEKQRASFSIRDISSSQYGRIDPIRSPEGPNIGVVTYMAMYARVNEFGFLEAPYKKIVKEKKGSKIKARISDEVDYLQADDEEKYYVTASNINVDEKGYITDELVVARHKGEIAEVTPDKVDYIDVSPRAAIGLSAAMIPFLQNDDASRALMGSHMQCQAVPLVKPQAPRVGTGMEQIVSAELGRTILAPEDGTIEYVDGNKVVFKGSSGKKYNYELERYVRTNKDVAFDQKPRVEPNQKMKKGELIVDGPASENGQLALGQNLVIAYTSLHGLGYEDGFVISERLLKEDMFTSITSEEYVADVVDTKLGPEELTRDLPNVREEILQNLDKDGFVLPGTDVKGGDILVGKVAPKGERELTAEERLLRAIFGEKAKDVKDTSLRMPYGDRGTVIDIDVIDAKKDPNELEPSILKRILVHTAQLRKVTVGDKLAGRHGNKGVIAKILPEYDMPYLEDGTPVDVIISPLSILARMNLGQLFETILGWIALKNNNYISVPVFEQIKEDFIFGELEKLGLPADAKMTLYDGATGKPFERPVLVGIGYIMKLIHMVEDKFHARSVGPYSLVTQQPLGGKSQMGGQRFGEMEVWALEAHRVPHTLQEMLTIKSDDVRGRQKSFEAIIKGLNIPQSNVPESFNVLVKELNALGLSIDYIS, encoded by the coding sequence ATGGCAACCAAATCAAACCCTCAAAACGCCTCAAGTCACATTCTGTTAGGCACAGAAGAAAATTTCATGAAAGATTTCGATCTTATCGCGGTCCAGAAAGACTCGTGGAGAAGATTTCTCGATATTGAACTTAAAGAAATCATTCAGGAATTTTTCCCGATAGATGACTACACCGGCAAGAAGCTCACTCTTCACTTTGAAGATCTTCTTTTCGGAGAACCCCGTTACGATCTTGAAACCTGCATAAAGAAAAAACTTACATATGATCAGCCGATATATCTACGCTTAAGTATCGAAAATAAAAAAACGGGACAAACTAAATCACAGGATGTTTACTTTTTCAATCTGCCTATCATGACCGAAAAAGGGACATTCATCATAAACGGTATTGAACGTGCAATCATCAGCCAGATCACACGATCCCCGGGAATGTATTTCACTGCCGAAATTGACAAAACAAGCGGTCTTACCCTTTACAATGCGGAAGTCCGACCGTATATCGGTTCATGGATTGATGTAAGTATCAATAAGTACGGTATCATCGAGATCAAAATCAATAAGCGAAGAAAGATGATCGCATCAGTCTTTTTGAAACTCTTTGACGGAGAAAGCAATAATGAACTGATGAATCACTTCCGTGATCTTGATCCGGATTTGGTAGAAAAATATATTACTCCTACACTGAAGAAAGATAAAACATCCAACAAAGACGAAGCCGTTCTGGAGTTTTACCGGAAAGTAAAACCGGGAGAGCCTCTCATTCTTGAAAATGCATACAAAACACTGAACACTCTGTTCTTTGATCCGAAACGATACTCTATGGGTCGTGTCGGAAGATATAAAATGAACAAGAAACTGAATCTTGATATTGAAAATGTTCCTGATAATTATCTTCTCCAGAAAGAAGATATGATTGAAGGTTTGAAATACCTTGTCCAACTGACCAAAAATCAGGGAGAATTCGATGATATTGATCATTTGGGAAACCGCAGACTCCGAACGGTCGGTGAACTCATCGGCATGTACGGAATCCGCGCCGGAATGATCCGTGTCGAAAAAGAGGTCAAAGAGCGAATGAGTCTGATCACCAGTGACGTCAATCCTACCCCGTCACAGGTTTTGAACAACAAACCGCTTATTGCAACCATAAATATCTTTTACAAAACCAATCAGCTGTCAACAATCGTCGATCAGACAAATCCGCTTTCAGAGCTTGATAATCTTCGACGTGTGACGGTAGGCGGACCGGGAGGTATCGAAAAACAGCGTGCTTCCTTCTCAATCCGAGATATTTCTTCTTCCCAGTACGGAAGAATTGATCCAATCAGATCTCCTGAAGGACCGAACATCGGTGTCGTGACTTACATGGCTATGTATGCACGCGTCAATGAATTCGGTTTCCTTGAGGCCCCGTACAAGAAAATAGTGAAAGAAAAGAAAGGAAGTAAAATCAAAGCCCGCATTTCAGATGAAGTCGATTATCTGCAGGCAGATGACGAAGAAAAATATTATGTTACAGCCTCCAACATCAACGTTGACGAAAAAGGATATATAACTGATGAACTCGTTGTTGCACGACACAAAGGAGAAATCGCTGAAGTAACACCTGACAAGGTTGATTACATTGACGTATCGCCGCGTGCTGCAATCGGACTTTCAGCAGCCATGATTCCTTTCTTGCAGAATGATGATGCTTCACGAGCCCTCATGGGAAGTCACATGCAATGTCAGGCTGTACCTTTGGTTAAGCCGCAGGCACCGCGTGTCGGAACCGGTATGGAACAGATCGTTTCAGCCGAACTCGGACGCACCATTCTTGCTCCTGAAGACGGAACCATTGAGTATGTCGACGGAAACAAAGTCGTTTTCAAAGGCTCATCCGGTAAAAAATACAATTATGAACTTGAAAGATATGTACGGACAAATAAAGACGTCGCTTTCGATCAGAAGCCGCGTGTAGAACCGAATCAGAAAATGAAAAAAGGCGAACTGATCGTAGACGGACCTGCCAGTGAAAACGGACAGCTTGCTCTCGGTCAAAACCTTGTAATCGCATATACATCACTACACGGTTTGGGTTACGAAGACGGTTTCGTCATCTCAGAAAGACTTTTGAAAGAAGACATGTTTACATCCATAACCAGTGAGGAATATGTCGCTGATGTTGTTGATACCAAACTCGGACCTGAAGAACTCACACGGGATCTTCCCAATGTCCGTGAAGAAATTCTCCAGAATCTTGATAAAGACGGATTTGTCTTGCCCGGAACTGATGTAAAGGGAGGAGATATTCTTGTCGGAAAAGTTGCTCCAAAAGGTGAGCGCGAACTGACTGCTGAAGAACGTCTTCTTCGTGCAATCTTCGGAGAAAAAGCAAAAGATGTCAAAGATACCTCACTCCGCATGCCGTACGGCGATCGCGGAACCGTGATTGACATTGATGTCATCGATGCCAAAAAAGATCCGAATGAACTTGAACCGAGTATTTTGAAGAGAATTCTTGTCCACACCGCACAGCTTAGAAAAGTAACTGTCGGAGACAAACTTGCGGGAAGACACGGAAACAAGGGTGTTATCGCAAAAATCCTTCCTGAGTACGACATGCCGTATCTTGAAGACGGAACACCGGTGGATGTCATCATCTCACCGCTTTCCATTCTTGCCCGTATGAATCTGGGACAGCTTTTTGAGACTATTCTCGGATGGATCGCTTTGAAAAACAATAACTATATTTCAGTACCCGTTTTCGAACAGATCAAAGAAGACTTTATCTTCGGAGAACTGGAAAAACTCGGTCTTCCGGCAGATGCCAAGATGACACTCTATGACGGAGCAACCGGAAAACCGTTTGAGCGACCGGTACTTGTCGGAATCGGATATATTATGAAACTCATTCACATGGTCGAGGATAAATTCCATGCTCGATCTGTCGGACCGTACTCACTCGTGACTCAACAGCCTCTGGGAGGTAAATCCCAGATGGGAGGTCAGCGATTCGGAGAGATGGAGGTCTGGGCACTTGAGGCACATCGTGTACCTCATACACTCCAGGAAATGCTTACCATCAAATCTGATGATGTACGGGGAAGACAGAAATCATTTGAGGCTATCATCAAGGGTCTCAATATTCCTCAATCCAATGTACCGGAGTCCTTCAACGTTCTTGTGAAAGAACTGAATGCTCTCGGATTATCAATTGACTATATTTCCTAA
- the rpoC gene encoding DNA-directed RNA polymerase subunit beta', with protein sequence MDDMQMLDFSGLKIRLASPEDILGWSHGEVTKPETINYRTFRPEKDGLFDERIFGPTKDYECYCGKYKRIRYKGIVCDRCGVEVTSSVVRRERMGHLKLATPVAHIWYFKGASNPLSVILDIPTQTMERIVYYALFLVTGVNKERQEEVAQALEKLKDEEVKKQEEWYEGEKKKLKETYDKEKKSVEKKISNPEQRDLAMQEVDIKERDAFRRLSDRFIDRKSKYVAMYDRLTKVVKTLRPLDTLEEEDYLFLKDYDLADFVEVGMGAEVIQDLLKKQDLKELISETMSKISKTRGEKRSKLLKKVRILESFIKSGTSPEWMMISVLPVIPPDLRPVVQLPGGKFATSDLNDLYRRVINRNIRLKQLIELGAPEIILRNEKRMLQESVDSLLDLQKSRGRAQTRRSAKKLKSLSDVLRGKQGRFRQNLLGKRVDYSGRSTIIVGPELRIDQCGIPKEMALELFKPYLLHEIIIRGLAPNIKSAKNFLEERPPEIYDILEEITKNHPVLLNRAPTLHKLSILGFFPVLTDDNAIKLHPTVCSGYNADFDGDAMGVFVPLSQQAIDEVKARMLPYRNLLKPADGSPIVIPNKEMALGVYYLTTLDKHAESSEEKMRIFATSEEALSNYHLDRITLRQPIRVRINGETMVTSIGRILFNETLPQELQYVNEDVTAGDIKAIVVKAMKFLSQEEVGAIIDRIKDLGFWGATVSCGLSVSIFDCKIIEDKDKIIAEAEKEVTNIQDNFNQGLLTLDEKKRISNKLWIDITEKLADKTWDAIDEENPVKIIIRSGGARASREQLKQLSAMKGLVVDPMGKIIEVPTKSNYREGLNVFEYVVSARGARKGLTDSALKTADAGYLTRRLHDVAHDMIIREEDCGTATGLLVESKGERGDKMMLRIEGRYTAEPVMKGKKTLIETGTLIGEAELKLVKDNEIERVTVRTPLFCKSKTGICQKCYGLDLSTQDVVEIGVPAGVLAAQSIGEPGTQLTMRVRHFGGIVISDVTQGLPRVEELFETRNPKVVSPITEIAGKVSVTEDTDRDMFIVKVTPTNGEEDEAQEFSIPTTQKLKVSDGDMVPEGTQLSEGYLNIKDILSIKGLHYAQQYLLNEVQKVYESQGIGIHDKHFEVIIRKMSDKVVIEDEGDTSFTKNEVVSRVKFDEENKKTIAVGGKPAVGKVTIFGITRAAIYTDSWLSAASFEQTTNVLSKAAIRGQVDGLLGLKENVIIGRLIPVTQDLITKYYSQAKTQYANDQPTGEEKPIEENTEIESNGTEV encoded by the coding sequence ATGGATGACATGCAAATGCTGGATTTTTCCGGTTTGAAAATCAGACTCGCCTCACCTGAGGATATCTTGGGCTGGTCACACGGTGAAGTCACCAAACCTGAAACAATCAACTACCGAACATTCCGACCCGAAAAAGACGGTCTTTTTGATGAACGAATCTTTGGACCGACAAAAGATTACGAATGTTACTGCGGAAAATACAAAAGAATAAGATATAAAGGAATCGTCTGTGATCGTTGCGGAGTTGAAGTCACCTCCTCTGTCGTTCGACGTGAACGCATGGGACATCTCAAACTTGCAACACCTGTCGCACATATCTGGTACTTCAAAGGTGCTTCAAATCCTTTGAGTGTCATTCTCGACATCCCGACTCAGACCATGGAGAGAATTGTCTATTATGCTCTGTTCCTCGTCACCGGTGTCAACAAAGAACGACAGGAAGAAGTCGCACAGGCACTTGAAAAACTGAAGGATGAAGAAGTCAAAAAACAGGAAGAATGGTACGAAGGAGAAAAGAAAAAACTGAAAGAAACCTACGATAAAGAAAAGAAAAGTGTTGAAAAGAAAATCTCAAATCCTGAACAGCGAGATCTTGCTATGCAGGAAGTTGATATCAAAGAACGGGATGCATTCCGACGTCTTTCTGATCGTTTTATCGACCGGAAATCAAAATATGTCGCAATGTATGATCGTCTGACCAAAGTTGTCAAAACCCTGAGACCGCTTGATACTCTTGAAGAAGAAGATTATCTTTTCCTTAAGGATTATGATCTTGCTGACTTTGTAGAAGTCGGCATGGGTGCGGAAGTCATCCAGGATCTCCTCAAAAAACAGGATCTTAAAGAACTCATTTCAGAAACAATGAGTAAAATTTCAAAGACACGCGGTGAAAAAAGAAGCAAACTTCTGAAGAAGGTCAGAATACTTGAATCATTCATCAAAAGCGGGACATCACCTGAATGGATGATGATCTCTGTTCTGCCCGTCATTCCGCCGGATTTGCGACCTGTGGTCCAGCTTCCGGGAGGAAAATTTGCGACATCTGATTTGAATGATCTTTACAGACGCGTCATCAACAGAAATATAAGATTAAAACAACTTATTGAGCTTGGAGCACCGGAAATCATTTTGAGAAATGAAAAACGAATGCTTCAGGAATCCGTTGACTCACTTCTCGACCTTCAGAAATCACGGGGACGTGCTCAAACAAGAAGATCAGCAAAGAAACTGAAATCTCTTTCTGATGTCTTGCGGGGAAAACAGGGACGTTTCCGACAGAACCTTCTCGGAAAACGTGTTGATTACTCAGGCCGTTCCACCATTATCGTCGGTCCGGAACTTCGTATCGATCAATGCGGTATTCCGAAGGAAATGGCTCTTGAACTTTTTAAGCCGTATCTTTTACACGAAATCATCATCCGAGGACTGGCACCGAATATCAAAAGTGCTAAGAACTTCCTCGAAGAAAGACCGCCGGAGATTTATGATATTTTGGAAGAAATTACCAAAAATCATCCTGTTCTTCTGAACCGTGCTCCGACACTCCACAAACTGTCAATTTTGGGATTCTTCCCGGTTTTGACTGATGACAATGCTATCAAGCTTCATCCGACAGTCTGTTCAGGATACAATGCAGACTTCGACGGAGACGCAATGGGAGTTTTTGTGCCTCTTTCACAACAGGCAATTGATGAAGTAAAAGCCCGCATGTTGCCTTACCGCAACCTTTTGAAGCCGGCAGACGGATCACCGATCGTCATCCCGAACAAGGAAATGGCTCTCGGTGTGTATTATCTGACAACGCTTGATAAACATGCTGAGTCTTCTGAAGAAAAAATGAGAATCTTTGCAACTTCTGAAGAAGCATTGAGCAATTATCACCTTGACAGAATCACTCTTCGCCAGCCGATTCGAGTAAGAATCAACGGTGAAACTATGGTAACTTCAATCGGAAGAATCTTATTCAACGAGACACTTCCGCAGGAACTTCAATATGTAAATGAAGATGTCACAGCCGGCGATATTAAAGCTATCGTCGTGAAAGCGATGAAATTCCTATCACAGGAAGAAGTCGGTGCTATCATCGATCGCATCAAAGATCTCGGATTCTGGGGTGCAACCGTTTCATGCGGTCTCTCAGTTTCAATCTTTGATTGCAAGATCATCGAAGACAAAGACAAAATCATTGCAGAAGCTGAAAAAGAAGTTACGAATATCCAGGACAACTTCAATCAGGGACTGTTGACACTTGATGAAAAGAAACGCATCAGCAACAAACTGTGGATTGATATCACGGAAAAGCTTGCCGACAAAACCTGGGATGCTATTGATGAGGAAAATCCCGTCAAGATTATCATCCGTTCAGGAGGAGCCCGTGCTTCCCGTGAACAGCTGAAACAGCTTTCAGCTATGAAAGGACTTGTCGTCGACCCGATGGGAAAAATTATTGAGGTCCCGACAAAATCTAACTATCGTGAAGGGTTGAACGTATTTGAATACGTAGTTTCCGCACGAGGAGCCCGGAAAGGATTGACTGACTCAGCGTTGAAGACAGCCGACGCCGGTTATCTGACCCGAAGACTTCATGACGTCGCTCATGACATGATTATTCGCGAAGAAGACTGCGGCACTGCCACAGGCCTTCTGGTTGAATCAAAAGGAGAACGCGGTGACAAAATGATGCTCAGAATTGAAGGACGATATACGGCAGAGCCTGTAATGAAAGGGAAAAAGACACTAATCGAAACAGGAACTCTTATAGGTGAAGCAGAACTCAAACTAGTGAAAGATAATGAAATTGAACGTGTTACTGTCCGAACCCCTCTTTTCTGTAAATCAAAAACAGGGATTTGTCAGAAGTGTTACGGACTCGATCTTTCAACTCAGGATGTAGTAGAGATCGGAGTACCGGCAGGAGTACTTGCGGCACAGTCCATCGGGGAGCCTGGTACACAGCTTACGATGCGTGTCCGCCACTTCGGAGGTATCGTCATCTCAGACGTGACCCAGGGTTTACCGAGAGTTGAAGAACTCTTCGAAACAAGAAATCCGAAAGTCGTCTCACCTATCACAGAAATTGCCGGAAAAGTTTCCGTCACTGAAGATACAGACCGTGATATGTTTATCGTCAAAGTCACACCGACTAACGGTGAAGAAGACGAAGCTCAGGAATTCAGTATTCCGACAACTCAGAAACTGAAAGTTTCAGACGGCGATATGGTACCGGAAGGAACACAACTTTCTGAAGGGTACCTGAATATCAAGGATATTTTGAGTATCAAAGGTTTGCACTATGCTCAGCAATATCTTTTGAATGAAGTCCAGAAAGTATATGAATCACAGGGTATCGGGATCCATGATAAACATTTCGAAGTGATCATCCGCAAGATGAGTGACAAGGTCGTCATCGAAGACGAAGGAGATACTTCATTTACAAAAAATGAAGTGGTATCACGCGTCAAATTTGATGAAGAGAACAAGAAGACAATCGCTGTCGGAGGAAAACCGGCGGTCGGAAAAGTCACTATTTTCGGAATAACACGAGCTGCCATTTATACAGACTCCTGGTTGTCAGCCGCATCGTTTGAGCAGACAACTAATGTTCTTTCAAAAGCGGCCATCAGAGGTCAGGTAGACGGCTTGCTAGGACTGAAAGAGAATGTTATAATTGGACGTCTAATACCTGTCACACAAGACTTAATTACAAAATATTATTCACAAGCTAAAACACAATATGCCAACGATCAACCAACTGGTGAGGAAAAGCCGATTGAAGAAAATACGGAAATCGAGAGCAACGGCACTGAAGTCTAA
- the rpsL gene encoding 30S ribosomal protein S12 has product MPTINQLVRKSRLKKIRKSRATALKSNYNAVKRRYVDNDSPMKRGVCTIVRTMTPKKPNSALRKVARVRLSNRMEVTAYIPGIGHNLAEHSIVLVRGGRVKDLPGVKYHVVRNKFDTTGVDKRTTSRSKYGTKKPKQK; this is encoded by the coding sequence ATGCCAACGATCAACCAACTGGTGAGGAAAAGCCGATTGAAGAAAATACGGAAATCGAGAGCAACGGCACTGAAGTCTAACTACAATGCAGTCAAACGACGATATGTAGATAACGACAGTCCGATGAAGCGCGGTGTGTGTACTATCGTACGTACCATGACACCAAAAAAGCCGAACTCCGCCCTTCGAAAAGTAGCAAGAGTCCGACTTTCCAACCGAATGGAGGTAACTGCCTACATTCCGGGTATCGGTCACAACCTTGCTGAGCACTCGATCGTACTCGTTCGAGGAGGCCGTGTGAAAGATCTTCCGGGTGTGAAATACCATGTTGTACGCAACAAATTCGACACAACCGGAGTTGATAAACGAACAACATCAAGATCAAAATACGGTACAAAAAAACCGAAACAGAAGTAA
- the rpsG gene encoding 30S ribosomal protein S7: MPRHQYKRRQPDADPVYNSYEVAKLINYLMLDGKKSVAQKIVYKTLENLQKEDNDALITLNKAIANVTPDREVRPRRLGGASYLVPTEVRSERKLHLALNWILEAARSRSNKEFHSFEDKLTSEIVEAAKNQGQAVAKKQQTEKLADQNKAFSHLKW, translated from the coding sequence ATGCCCAGACATCAATACAAAAGACGACAACCGGATGCAGATCCAGTCTACAATAGTTATGAAGTTGCAAAACTCATCAACTATCTCATGCTTGATGGAAAGAAATCAGTCGCACAGAAAATTGTGTACAAGACACTCGAAAATCTTCAGAAAGAAGATAATGATGCACTGATTACCTTAAATAAAGCAATTGCTAACGTGACTCCGGATCGTGAAGTCCGACCGAGAAGATTGGGAGGAGCTTCATACCTTGTCCCGACCGAAGTCCGTTCAGAGCGGAAACTTCACCTTGCTCTGAACTGGATTTTAGAGGCAGCACGTTCAAGATCAAACAAAGAGTTTCACTCTTTTGAAGACAAACTGACATCCGAAATTGTCGAAGCCGCAAAAAATCAAGGACAGGCTGTTGCAAAAAAACAACAGACCGAGAAGCTTGCAGATCAGAATAAGGCATTCTCTCACTTAAAGTGGTAA